The Aeoliella mucimassa genome includes the window TGCGCCCAGGTCGTATTTCCAAAACTCAGTGCCAACAGCACCACCGCCCAATTTGCAACCTTGTTTATCTTCATGGTTCCCTCCAAGGGATCGACTCGATAGGCTAAGGAATCTGCCAACTTGTGTGGCAGCCGACTGTCGTGAATCATACCAGATTGTAGCCGCGGTCCCCACTCCGGGGGCGGTGCCTGCCGTATTTTGCCCGCTGCCTTACGGCTTGCCGGCTGCCTCGCCTCCTTTGCCCAACCACGCTATGAGTAAATCGAAACATAAGTCTGCCGACCCCGGCAACAACGAAACCGAGCTGCGGATCGTGGGAGGACGACTCCGGGGAAGCAAGCTGACCTATCATGGCGACCCCGTGACTCGACCGATGAAGCACCGCGTTCGCGAGGCGATCTTCAACCTAGTGAGCATGGAAGCCGAAGTCCGGCTGGCGCTCGACCTGTTCGCAGGAACCGGCGCTCTGGGGTTCGAAGCCATCAGCCGTGGCGCTCAATCGGCACTGTTCATCGAACGCCATATCCCCACCGCCCGGGTGACCCACGAAAACATTGCTCACCTTGGCTTAAAGGATCAATGCGTACTGCTCGAAGCCAGTGCGTTCGTGTGGGCGAAGCGGGATTTGGCAGCGGGCCGGATCGTGCGGAACGCCGAGGTGCTCGGCAAGCAGTTGCCGGCCGATCCGTTTGCTGTCCCCTGGTTGGTGTTTATCAGTCCGCCGTACGCCTTTTTTGTTGATCGCCAGGAGGTGATGCTGGAATTGATTACCACGGTTATCGAACAGTCACCATCCGGCAGTACGATTGTGGTAGAATCGGACGAGCGGTTCGATTTTGATTTGCTGCCTGGTCCGGTCAAACAAACACGGCACGACTCCGGTTGGGACGTGCGTCCTTACCCGCCGGCCGTGGTCGGTGTATGGCGCACTTAGTCCACAGCGCACATCAGCGAATCGAACTAGACGTTACTGAGACGAATTCATCTGGGCTGAATCTATCTGTCGAGGAGAACATACGATGCTACGTACAGGCGCGTTGATCATGGCAATCGTGGCGAGCAACTTGGCTTTGGCTCAATCGGAGATGCCGCTCTGGCCCGAGGGGCATCCTGCGAATCAGGGCGAAGGCCCCGCAGTTACTGAGCCGAGCCCCAACCGCCTAGTAGTGCATTACGCTCCCAGCATGATTCCAAAGATCCCTGAGAACCACTTCTCTGGCGCCTCGGTGCTCATCCTGCCCGGCGGTGGCTACGGCGTGCTGGCCATCGATCACGAAGGCTACGACGTGGCCGACTGGCTTGCCGAGCGAGGCATCGCCTCGTTCATTCTGAAGTATCGCTGCGGCGGCGGACAGAATCAGACCCCTGCCCCGCTCGACGATGCCAAGCAAGCGATGCGGCTGATTCGGGCAAACGCGAAAGAGTGGGGACTCAACCCGAATCGCATCGGAGTGATTGGTTTCTCCGCGGGTGGTCACCTGGCTTCGAGCGTTTCGACATTGTGGGACGAAGGCAACCCCGAAGCGGAAAACGAGGTCGAACGCCTGTCGAGTCGACCCGATTTCTCGATGCTGATTTATCCGGTTATTTCAATGGAAGCGGGAGTAACCCACAGTGGCTCTCGCCGCAAACTGCTCGGCGATTCGCCGAGCGATGAGCTGTCGGAAAAGTTCACCACTTACAAGCAGGTGAACGATCGCACTCCACCAACGTTTCTGGCTCATGCGTCCGACGACCGGGGAGTGTTGCCGGAGAACTCGATTCGCTATTTCCAGGCATTGCTCGAGCATAAAGTGCCTGCCGAACTGCACATGTACGAGAAGGGTGGTCACGGGTTCGGCATGAAGACTTTAGACACCTTCCAAAACCAATGGCTTACCGATCTGGAGATCTGGCTGAAGCCACGTGTTGCTCCCTCGAGCGAATTGTCCGAAGTCACCAACGAGTAACCTGTTCCACTTAGCGCGCATGACGCACCGCACACGACTGGCTCCTTCCCCTACCGGTGCATTGCACTTGGGGAACGCGCGGACCTTTCTCGTGAACTGGGCGATGGCTCGGCAGCAAGGTTGGGAAATCCTGCTCCGCATCGAGGATCTCGATGGTCCTCGGGTCAAGCAAGGAGCGGCCGAAGAGGCGATCGACCTGATGGCCTGGCTCGGCATCGACTGGGATCACGGGCCGCTTTACCAGTCGCACGATCTTGCTGTGTACCAACAAGCCTTGCAGCAACTGGCTGACAAGCGGGCCGCTTTTGCGTGCGACTGTACGCGGAGCGAAATCGAAGCTGCCAGTCGATCGGCTCCTCATGCGGACGAACACGAACTCCGCTATCCGGGCACCTGCCGGGACAGCGAAGTACCGCCAGCCGAGCAAATGTTCGAGCGAGGCTGGCGACTCGAAGTCGACGACCGTCTGCTGTCGTTTACCGATCACTTTGCGGGGCAGTACGAAGTCAACCTGCACCAAACGGTAGGGGACTTTCAGATCTGGACCAAAACTGGGCTACCTAGTTACCAGCTGGCGGTAGTGGTCGACGACCATCGTCAGCAGATCGATCGCATCGTGCGTGGGAACGACCTGCTGAGCTCGACGCCGCGCCAGCAATGGCTGGCGGATCGGCTCGACTTGCAGTTTGCCCCGCAGTATTGGCATCTGCCTCTGGTGCGAGGCTCCGACGGCCGGCGACTGGCAAAACGCCATGGCGATACGCGAGTGTCGCACTATCGCGAGCAGGGAGTGCCGCCGGAGCGTGTGCTCGGACTGCTCGGCGAGTGGTGCGGCCTTGGCCCTCGGCGACCAATGACCAAGGCGGAGTTTCTGGCCGAGTTCCGCATCGAAAACCTTCCAGCGGACGATACTGTGTTCGAGCCCGCGGATGATCGCTGGCTGACGAAAGCGAACTAAAGGCAAAACGCCCCGAACGCAGACGCCCCGAGCGATGCACCGACCAATAACAGCCCCAGGCAACCCGACTTCGACTCGGCTACTTCGAGATTGAGCGGTTCCCACTCGATCTCTTTGAGCCAGCGGTCGTCTTGTTCTGCGTACTGCGTCATCGCACGCATCACCTCGTCGCGCGCCATCCGCTGCGGCGCACGAAAGTGATGGTCGGTATCGTCGACTTGATATTCCAGCTCAAAACCATCTTCGAACTGCATGGTCTGCATGTAATGATTCGGCTGTTTTTCGAGGATGGCGTAGGTGTTGATCTCAGAGTCGATCCCTTCGATCACGCTACGCACGTCCGCAGCACTCGGCGACGACACCGATCGCCCTGCTTCGTCGAACAGTCTCACGATGCCGTCTCCATTAGCTGCGGCCTGGCACCACCAATGTGCGTCCCAGTACTTTGCCCGACATAATTTGTTGGACTCGGTCGTCGACTTCGCTGAGACCGATTTCAGTAAGCAAGGTCTCGGGGAGATCGAGTTGCCAGTCGCCCGACAGTTTGTCCCACATCTCCATCCGCATCGGGCGGGGGCATTTGGCCGAGTCGATACCAGCCAAAGTAACTCCGCGGAGAATGAAGGGATGCACGGTGAGCGGAAGGTCGGCTCCGGCAACCAGCCCGCAGGCGGTCACGCATCCGCGATGCTTGGTGGAGCGGAGGATGGTGGTCAAAGGAGTACCCCCGACCGTATCCACGGCGGCCGCCCATTGCGATTTGAGCAGCGGGCGATCGCTCGTATCGTTCACCGCGTCCCGGCCAACGATCTCGGCAGCACCGAGTTCTTTGAGCAGCGCTGCTTGCTCCGACTTTCCCGTAACTGCGGTTACCTGGTAACCGAGTTTGGCCAGAATCGCAACGCTCCAGATGCCAACCCCACCAGTTGCACCGGTTACGACCACCGGGCCGTCGTCGGGCGTGATGTCGCGATATACGATTTGAGCGACCGACTGCGCGGCGGTGAACCCCGCGGTTCCGATGGCCATGGCCCGACGGGGATCGAGCGACTCGGGCATCGGCACGACCCAATCAGCTGGTACCCGCACCAACTGCGACCAGCCGCCCCAGGCCTCGGCTCCCAGGCTGTAGCCGGTGACTAGAACAATATCGCCGACTGCGTAGCGATCGTCGCTCGACTCAACCACTTTGCCGGCGCAATCGATGCCAGGCACGTGCGGCAGCGTACGGGCGACGCCGGGATGCCCGTTATAGGCCAAGGCGTCTTTGTAGTTCATCGACGAGTACTGCACCTCAATCACCACTTCCCCAGTGGGCAAGTCGTCGAGCGTGAGCGTTTTAATTTGTTGGGTTACGTCGTCGTTCACACGTTCGACCATAATGGCCTTAAACGGTTCGTTGATTGCAGTCATGTTGATCACTTATCTAGTTTAATAGGAATCTGGTCGATCTTGGCGGCCAGAATGAAGTCGTTTTCCGAAAGCCCCCCGATAGCGTGGGTCCACAATTCCACCGACAGGTTGCGATAGCCCTCGAGGTGCAGGTCGGGGTGATGCCCATCCTCCTCCGCGAGTTCAGCACAGCGGTTAAAAAACTGCATGCCGGCCATGAAGCTCTTCACGCACCAATCTTTGCGGATTCGCTGGCCATCGTGCGTCAGGTACCAGCCGGAGAGCTCCCCGAGCTGGGCTTCCGCTTCCCCTAGGGTACAGGGATCGACGCCACCTTCGCAGGGTAGGCACTTTTTGAGGGTTAATTCGTCGGCCGATTGCAATTTCATGAGGTAATCCACAGTTCGGGAATAGGAGAACCACCGATTTACGATCCCATCCATGTAGAGAAATGGGAAGGGGCCATTCCGACTGGGGAGCAACCCCTCTTCTGGCATGTTAACAAGCCTGGAGGAGATGACAAAGAAGAGCCCAGCGTCTGATTTCGAGATATTGGAGTGAACTTACAGTGACAACAGTCTGTCACTCCCGAGTTGCACCATCTTGCCCGGAGCTGGGTTTTAACTACTGAAAAACTACGGGTTCTTTCCAATTACAAGCTGGGACCCACGAATTGCTTGGGTCAAACACGCTAGTTTGATCGCTTGCCGAGAATTTGTAAGGATCTTCGTGTGCAACCTGATCGCTTGCCCACTAAGGCGTAACACCTAGAAGATTACTTACTTTTCCTACATACTTCACAACAAGGGGGCCACCACGTTTGGTGGAACTGATATGCCTGCCGTATTAAGACTGAATGCCCCCGCTGGCCTCGAACCAACGAATCGCGTTCATATGACAGACAGGAAGTTAAGAGTGGGGCTGTGCATGCCCCATGCGATAGATTTAGACGCGTACGGCTGCTTGGTGGAACTGGTAGCCCACGCCCAAGTGGTCAGCCAACTCCGATCGCCGGAACAGCTTGTGTCGAAGATGGTTGCCTGCAGCGTCGAGTTCCTGGTATTGGACGCGAACTGCCTATTCTCGCTCGACATGGAGCTGTTTGCCAAGCAAATCGCCAAACATCAGATTCAGGTGGTCTTGATTGCTGGGCCGAGCGAAGAGTCGATGCTGCCCGCTTCGCTTGCGCATTTGCCGATCGTGAATCAAACGAGCGAACTGCTCAGTGTGCTAACCGACGGTCGCACCTGGCGCGTCGATTCGAATAGCGACAGTCAGGTGACGATTCCTCCCAAGCTAACGCGTCGCGAGCGTCAGGTCTGGCGATTGATTGCAGTTGGGCAGTCGGTAGCCGAAGTCGCATCGACACTCGGTCTGGCCGAGAGCACGATCGATAGCCACAAGAGCAACCTGATGAAGAAGCTGAACGTGCGGAAGTCGGTCGACCTGGTGCGACTCGCCTTCCGCTTTGGGGTGGTCGAGTTATAAGCAACTCGCCGCTCTACGACTTCTTCATCTCGTTCTTGATCTCTACCAACTG containing:
- a CDS encoding RsmD family RNA methyltransferase, with product MSKSKHKSADPGNNETELRIVGGRLRGSKLTYHGDPVTRPMKHRVREAIFNLVSMEAEVRLALDLFAGTGALGFEAISRGAQSALFIERHIPTARVTHENIAHLGLKDQCVLLEASAFVWAKRDLAAGRIVRNAEVLGKQLPADPFAVPWLVFISPPYAFFVDRQEVMLELITTVIEQSPSGSTIVVESDERFDFDLLPGPVKQTRHDSGWDVRPYPPAVVGVWRT
- a CDS encoding alpha/beta hydrolase is translated as MLRTGALIMAIVASNLALAQSEMPLWPEGHPANQGEGPAVTEPSPNRLVVHYAPSMIPKIPENHFSGASVLILPGGGYGVLAIDHEGYDVADWLAERGIASFILKYRCGGGQNQTPAPLDDAKQAMRLIRANAKEWGLNPNRIGVIGFSAGGHLASSVSTLWDEGNPEAENEVERLSSRPDFSMLIYPVISMEAGVTHSGSRRKLLGDSPSDELSEKFTTYKQVNDRTPPTFLAHASDDRGVLPENSIRYFQALLEHKVPAELHMYEKGGHGFGMKTLDTFQNQWLTDLEIWLKPRVAPSSELSEVTNE
- the gluQRS gene encoding tRNA glutamyl-Q(34) synthetase GluQRS — encoded protein: MTHRTRLAPSPTGALHLGNARTFLVNWAMARQQGWEILLRIEDLDGPRVKQGAAEEAIDLMAWLGIDWDHGPLYQSHDLAVYQQALQQLADKRAAFACDCTRSEIEAASRSAPHADEHELRYPGTCRDSEVPPAEQMFERGWRLEVDDRLLSFTDHFAGQYEVNLHQTVGDFQIWTKTGLPSYQLAVVVDDHRQQIDRIVRGNDLLSSTPRQQWLADRLDLQFAPQYWHLPLVRGSDGRRLAKRHGDTRVSHYREQGVPPERVLGLLGEWCGLGPRRPMTKAEFLAEFRIENLPADDTVFEPADDRWLTKAN
- a CDS encoding YhdH/YhfP family quinone oxidoreductase, with the protein product MTAINEPFKAIMVERVNDDVTQQIKTLTLDDLPTGEVVIEVQYSSMNYKDALAYNGHPGVARTLPHVPGIDCAGKVVESSDDRYAVGDIVLVTGYSLGAEAWGGWSQLVRVPADWVVPMPESLDPRRAMAIGTAGFTAAQSVAQIVYRDITPDDGPVVVTGATGGVGIWSVAILAKLGYQVTAVTGKSEQAALLKELGAAEIVGRDAVNDTSDRPLLKSQWAAAVDTVGGTPLTTILRSTKHRGCVTACGLVAGADLPLTVHPFILRGVTLAGIDSAKCPRPMRMEMWDKLSGDWQLDLPETLLTEIGLSEVDDRVQQIMSGKVLGRTLVVPGRS
- a CDS encoding 4a-hydroxytetrahydrobiopterin dehydratase; this translates as MKLQSADELTLKKCLPCEGGVDPCTLGEAEAQLGELSGWYLTHDGQRIRKDWCVKSFMAGMQFFNRCAELAEEDGHHPDLHLEGYRNLSVELWTHAIGGLSENDFILAAKIDQIPIKLDK
- a CDS encoding helix-turn-helix transcriptional regulator, encoding MPHAIDLDAYGCLVELVAHAQVVSQLRSPEQLVSKMVACSVEFLVLDANCLFSLDMELFAKQIAKHQIQVVLIAGPSEESMLPASLAHLPIVNQTSELLSVLTDGRTWRVDSNSDSQVTIPPKLTRRERQVWRLIAVGQSVAEVASTLGLAESTIDSHKSNLMKKLNVRKSVDLVRLAFRFGVVEL